From the genome of Fusarium fujikuroi IMI 58289 draft genome, chromosome FFUJ_chr06:
TACCTAAAAGTCGCCATCACTATTCCCAGAAGAAAAGGCGGCTCTACCCAATCCCTGTAAACATgaggctttttttttatcagATCACGGCTAAGTCATGCCACGCGAAGTCTTGGCAGACCAATTATATCACGCGATGCGTTAAAATCTGATAAGATTAGATGGATCACCGGATTGTGGGCGCGGAATGACTTCCGTTACTCAGAGGATATAAACAGACAACGTTGCATTGAACTTGGAGTTGAAGTAATCAATGTTGTTTAAGCTTATTCGCAATGGCAGATCATACTTCTCATCGTAGCTCCGACCTGGAAGCTGCGCCGAAAGAGGAGCGTGAGAAAGTCTCGAATACGGATATTCTGAGGGAGTCTTGGTCCAAGAAGGCTCTGATCGTCGCCTTCACTGGGTATGTCTCCATTCACTTCTCATAATTACCTGGCTCTGCTGACAATTGACGGAACAGCCTCTTTGCAACCACGTTTATTACCCAATTCCTCAAATACGCGACAAAAGTCTACGATGCATACGCTACCTCTGCCTTCCAGCGCCATTCAGCGCTTGCGACAGCCAATGTCGTCAGTACAATCATCGGTCTCGTTACATATCCCATCATGGCAAAGTTCTCCAACGTACGTATATCTCTCCATCCCAATACACAAGACTAACTGTCCCAGGTCTTTGGTAGAGCAGAGGGTCTAACCTTTTCAattctcttcctcgttctATCCCAAGTCATGTACGCAGCTTGTCAAAACATCGCAACCTACATCGTAAGCTTCCCATCCCCATACCTTACTTCTCTAACACCATAGGCCGGCGGAATCTTTGAATCAATCGGCGACACCGGCTACGTCATCATGCAACAGGTCTTCATCGCCGACACAACAAGCCTCATCAACCGCGGTCTCTGGACATCCCTCCCCGAATCCTTCGCCTCCATCCCAACACTGTACCTCGGGTCCATCGTGGCAGACAGTGTTCTCAAGCACTCAACCTGGCGATGGGGCTACGGAATGTGGGCTCTCATTCTGCCCTTCTGCGCGGCGCCGCTTATTATTACTCTATACATTCTTCAGCGACGCGCGAGAAAGGCTGGATATAGAAGAAAGGGCGCGTGGGATGCAGCTGATAAGACGCAGCCATTGAGCAAGAGGATCATAAATCTCGTTTGGGTTGATCTCGACATCCTCGGTGctgtgcttcttgttcttggtctggGACTCACGCTTATTCCGCTTTCGCTTACGGGCGCGAGGAATAGTGATCGTTGGGACCAGGGCAGCTACATCGCCATGCTAGTCATTggcgttgtcgttgtcggcGTGTTTTTCGTCTGGGATACAAAGTTTGCAAAGGTTCCATTCGTTCCATTCCGGATGATCAAGGAGCGAACTGTCGTTGCGGCTTGTGTTTTATCCATGCTGGACTTTTTCCATTATTCTTGCTTTACGCTCTTCTTTCCGAGTTACCTTCAGGTCGCTGGGGGGTTCAGTCCTGGACACGCCACACGCATTGAGTAAGCCTCCTTCGAAACACGCATGGAATAATGCTGACTTTAATAGCAACGCCCTTCGTGTCGCGTTCCAGATCGCTTCGGTGCTTGTTGGTATCTTAATGAAGTATACTAAGCGCAGTCAGATCTTCGTCTTTATCGGTGTCCCGCTTTGTGTTCTGGGTCAAGGTCTCATGATTCACTTCGTCAACATGAACGGAGGCCACGCGAACGAAGCATCTTTCATCACAGCAAAGACTCTTGTCGGCGTTGGTCGTGCATTCTACCAAACCGCCGCTCAAGTCTCTATCCAGGCTCTCGTCGCCAAGGAAGACGTCCCCGTCGTGACAGGCGTTTACTACGCAGCCATGAACTTTGGCGGAGCTGTCGGTACCAGGTTAGTTATGCCCTCCTCACAGTCCATCATCACTAACAATTACAGCGTCGGCGGTGCTATCTGGAACAATATCCTCCCCCAGAAACTCACAAGATATCTCCCTgaacaagccaagcccaaCGCTTTCAAGATCTACAAGTCCATCGTCGTCGCTCAGAAATTCGCAAAGGGGACACCAGTTCGCGCAGCTATCGACCAGGCATATCGCGAGACGCAGCGTCTTCTCGCTATTGCTGCGACGTGCTCTCTTGCGCCGATGCTGATTGTTATGTTTGCGCTGAAGGCTGTTGATCTGACAAAGGTTGATGaggccaagattgaggagaaCAAGTCTACTGATGGGGAGGTTGAGCCGGCTGTAATGAGGGAGAATGTGCAGGTAAAGAATTAGGTTTAATCGAGGCGCTGTAGGATTAATTGAAGGTTGTTATTCCATTGAATCATGATGTTGAGTGACTGGATAGCGAGGAGCCGTTGTTAGTGGACGCAATGCTGGCCCTCTCTAGAGCGCTCACTAAAGCTCAGTTAGCTGCCAGCACAGTGAACATAGCTCAACGAGATTGATTATGACCCTTTTCATATACTCGGCTGACATCTCGCAATTGAAGCATCAATTCAAGTAATTAATCTGTTATTCGGCCTTTACAAGTGCTCGCCAATTGACTACCTACAACTGATACCCTGTACGTAAAACTACAGCAGTGCAGCCATCGCGACCAGCGACAAAACCAGTCCGACCATATTATTCCCAAGCTTGACACCACCCGAATCATCCCCTCCACTTCCACTACCCGtactctcctccttctcccaATCACTCTCATTCCACTTCGCAAAGCTCAACTCTGGATCCAATCTCGGCCTGAGATCAAAATCCCCCGCCGTAGCCTCCCTATCACTCGTCGTCCCATTCCAGCAATGCCTCTCAAAGCACTCCTCACATTGCTTCGGTATCTCAATATCCAACCTTCTCAACGAGCCCTTAATCGCCGCACAAGCCAAACAAGCAGGCCAattctcatcaacgctgCCGTTGCCGTACGTGGCTACCTGAAATGCGTTCTCGAGAGCAATGTCGACTTGGTTAGGTGTGAATTGGGTCTGTGTGTAGGAGTAGTTGGTGTACCCTGTCCATGGGGCGTTGGGCAGCCAAAGGAGCAGAGGCGTGGAGGATGAGGCGTTGCAGCCGAAGAATGTTGGTTGGAAGGAGAGGTTTTGCGCGACGATGGTGTTTACGTCTGGGATCTTGGGGAAGGGAATGTTGCCCTGAGATGCACTGAGGGCAGTATCTGAAATGTTAGTGAAGATCATACCAGTACAGCAAGGGACTTACTGATGAGGTTGCTTCCGTTGACCCAAGAGTTGGGCGCATCAGATGATGCTTCGTAAACAAtgatcaagtcaagcttGCGCTCAGGAATGATTAACGGACGAAGAGGGTTACTCTCAAGTGTAAGACTCCCGTCGACCTAAACAGTCAGCATCATCCATAACCGCCGTAGGATAACttaccagaagaagctccgaGACACCCTTCATATCGTCATTATAATCCTCAAACGGATTCGGATACGTCGCCCACAGCGACTCATTAAACGTCAAGTCAAAATACATCGCCGTCTCATTCACAAGCTGAACGAGCGGGTTATCATACTGATCCTTCGGCACAGGAACGTCGTTGATATCCGGGTTAACCTTCTGTCTCTTCCCCAACCATCTCTTTGCAAATACCGGAATTCCATAAAACGAATCAATAAACCAGGCAGTAAACGCATTGGCAGTCGTCCCCTGCATGAGCGTAAGTTTGTCAAAGCCTTGCACGCATTCACTTTTGTTCTGCGGTTTTCCCTCCGTCATAGAAGTTCCCAGGAACTTGGTCTGGATAAACGCCTGCACGCGTCCACCGACCCAGCTTCCAAACTCAAAGGGCGTGACCTCATAAGCTGTCAAGTTGAAGCGCGTGGATTTGTTGAAGCCGGGATACATGAGTTTTCCGATCTCGGGGGACTTTCCGGGGATGACTTCTGCGAAGCACATGATTGGCATTGGTGCGTCGCCGAGAGCGAAGGCAGTGTTTTTGGAGGCGATGTCGGAGTAGTTGCTGTATACTTTATCGTTGGGCAGCCAAGTTCCCCAAAATTGACCGAATGTGTCTGCGACGGAGACGGGGAAGCCGGATTCATCTTTTGCGCCCATGTTTTcgaagatgttggtgaagaaggctgTTTGGTTGCCGTCTGGACCAGATGAGTAGTCGAGGGAGAAGTTGGAAGCTTTTTTGACGCCATCTGTTGTGGTGAAATTGTTTGCGGCGCTGAAATGTTAGTGGTGATCGAGATGATGGTGGAATGGACTTACAGAAGAGATACGGTGACAGCGCCTCCGCCGGATAGTCCAGTGATGTACGAGAAAAGCTGCGTCAAGCCGCCTGTCCTCGCCGCCCTCGCGATAGCAGACCGAGCATCGAATGCTTGCCAGACACCCAATCCGCCTAGACCAGACTGCGTGCCTCcaccagagacagagaggCCAACGACGGGAACATCGTCACTCTTGAGTTTGTTTATATAGTTTGAGACGTTGAAGTTGGAAATGTTGGCGAGTTTGAGATAGTCTTCGAGATGGGGAAT
Proteins encoded in this window:
- a CDS encoding related to lysophospholipase (lpl): MYRDLLLLTSFFSVVLAQSGADPYAPVYTECPSSLKIRKASDGLSDEESSWREQRAKQIIPHLEDYLKLANISNFNVSNYINKLKSDDVPVVGLSVSGGGTQSGLGGLGVWQAFDARSAIARAARTGGLTQLFSYITGLSGGGAVTVSLLAANNFTTTDGVKKASNFSLDYSSGPDGNQTAFFTNIFENMGAKDESGFPVSVADTFGQFWGTWLPNDKVYSNYSDIASKNTAFALGDAPMPIMCFAEVIPGKSPEIGKLMYPGFNKSTRFNLTAYEVTPFEFGSWVGGRVQAFIQTKFLGTSMTEGKPQNKSECVQGFDKLTLMQGTTANAFTAWFIDSFYGIPVFAKRWLGKRQKVNPDINDVPVPKDQYDNPLVQLVNETAMYFDLTFNESLWATYPNPFEDYNDDMKGVSELLLVDGSLTLESNPLRPLIIPERKLDLIIVYEASSDAPNSWVNGSNLINTALSASQGNIPFPKIPDVNTIVAQNLSFQPTFFGCNASSSTPLLLWLPNAPWTGYTNYSYTQTQFTPNQVDIALENAFQVATYGNGSVDENWPACLACAAIKGSLRRLDIEIPKQCEECFERHCWNGTTSDREATAGDFDLRPRLDPELSFAKWNESDWEKEESTGSGSGGDDSGGVKLGNNMVGLVLSLVAMAALL
- a CDS encoding related to major facilitator MirA; its protein translation is MADHTSHRSSDLEAAPKEEREKVSNTDILRESWSKKALIVAFTGLFATTFITQFLKYATKVYDAYATSAFQRHSALATANVVSTIIGLVTYPIMAKFSNVFGRAEGLTFSILFLVLSQVMYAACQNIATYIAGGIFESIGDTGYVIMQQVFIADTTSLINRGLWTSLPESFASIPTLYLGSIVADSVLKHSTWRWGYGMWALILPFCAAPLIITLYILQRRARKAGYRRKGAWDAADKTQPLSKRIINLVWVDLDILGAVLLVLGLGLTLIPLSLTGARNSDRWDQGSYIAMLVIGVVVVGVFFVWDTKFAKVPFVPFRMIKERTVVAACVLSMLDFFHYSCFTLFFPSYLQVAGGFSPGHATRIDNALRVAFQIASVLVGILMKYTKRSQIFVFIGVPLCVLGQGLMIHFVNMNGGHANEASFITAKTLVGVGRAFYQTAAQVSIQALVAKEDVPVVTGVYYAAMNFGGAVGTSVGGAIWNNILPQKLTRYLPEQAKPNAFKIYKSIVVAQKFAKGTPVRAAIDQAYRETQRLLAIAATCSLAPMLIVMFALKAVDLTKVDEAKIEENKSTDGEVEPAVMRENVQVKN